One part of the Acidobacteriota bacterium genome encodes these proteins:
- a CDS encoding YicC family protein — translation MPLRSMTGYAQVRGQVKAGLAFALGLKSVNHRFLDLHFRLPSDTDSLEMKLRRMLKEKMARGHVEVTLSLERAGSNGVALNRQLVGSYVQAFRAAATEFGVSGEPDLNVVLRMPGAMESAAEKSEEELEAAVLARVEESLAKLNQMREEEGRGIETELRDRMGHLAKAGAGMEGHRSAIQRSYADRLQARLQELLGGHIDKERILQETALLVDRSDIQEELVRLNTHVKHFLGLLDQGGEVGKKLDFLLQEMNREANTLLSKTSGLAGEALKITEMGLLMKAEIEKSREQVQNLE, via the coding sequence ATGCCTCTTCGATCCATGACGGGTTACGCGCAGGTCCGGGGACAGGTGAAGGCTGGCCTGGCGTTCGCGCTCGGGCTCAAGTCGGTGAACCATCGGTTTCTCGATCTGCATTTCCGGCTGCCTTCGGACACGGATTCGCTGGAGATGAAGCTGCGCCGGATGTTGAAGGAAAAAATGGCGCGTGGCCATGTGGAAGTCACGCTCAGCCTGGAACGCGCAGGCAGCAACGGTGTCGCTCTCAATCGCCAACTCGTGGGAAGCTACGTGCAGGCGTTCCGGGCAGCGGCAACTGAGTTTGGAGTGAGCGGCGAGCCGGATCTGAATGTGGTTTTGCGGATGCCGGGCGCGATGGAGTCGGCGGCTGAAAAATCTGAAGAGGAACTCGAGGCCGCGGTTCTGGCACGAGTGGAAGAATCGCTCGCCAAGTTGAACCAGATGCGCGAAGAGGAAGGGCGCGGCATCGAGACGGAATTACGCGATCGGATGGGGCACCTTGCGAAAGCGGGAGCGGGCATGGAAGGCCATCGCAGCGCGATCCAACGCAGCTATGCCGACCGCTTGCAGGCCCGCTTGCAGGAGTTGCTGGGTGGTCACATCGACAAGGAGCGCATCCTGCAGGAAACGGCGTTGCTGGTGGACCGCAGCGACATTCAGGAAGAACTCGTCCGATTGAATACGCACGTCAAACATTTTCTCGGGCTGCTGGATCAGGGCGGCGAAGTTGGAAAGAAACTCGACTTCCTGTTGCAGGAAATGAATCGCGAAGCGAATACGCTTCTTTCCAAAACTTCCGGACTGGCGGGCGAAGCGCTGAAGATCACCGAGATGGGATTGCTTATGAAGGCCGAGATCGAAAAGTCCCGCGAGCAGGTGCAGAACCTGGAATGA
- the gmk gene encoding guanylate kinase, translating into MSIVYIVSAPSGSGKSTLVNELFKVAKNLDFSISYTTRPPRGSEQNGKEYFFVTKDQFESMIAADEFLEYANVFGNYYGTARRFLRETEARGNDLLLDIDVQGAQQVKKKLPDAVSIFILPPDRKTLEWRLRSRGQDPEAMIRRRLDNARREIENYSKYGYILINEKLERATDELKAVVLAERIKRSGAKPSPEELRLLEMAQSIQLEKARARVRPILESFGASGSDNDSGKS; encoded by the coding sequence ATGAGTATCGTCTACATTGTGTCGGCGCCTTCGGGTTCGGGCAAGTCCACGTTGGTCAACGAACTGTTCAAGGTCGCGAAGAACCTCGACTTCTCCATTTCCTATACGACCCGTCCTCCGCGGGGCAGCGAACAGAATGGAAAAGAATATTTTTTTGTTACCAAAGATCAGTTCGAGTCCATGATCGCCGCTGACGAATTCCTGGAGTACGCCAACGTCTTCGGAAATTACTACGGGACGGCCAGACGCTTCTTGCGTGAAACCGAGGCGCGCGGCAACGATTTGCTGCTGGACATCGATGTTCAGGGCGCGCAACAGGTGAAGAAGAAACTTCCCGACGCAGTCAGCATCTTCATTCTTCCGCCGGACCGGAAGACTCTGGAGTGGCGGCTACGGAGCCGGGGCCAGGACCCAGAAGCGATGATCCGCCGCCGGTTGGACAACGCCCGGCGTGAGATTGAGAATTACTCCAAATACGGCTATATACTGATTAATGAGAAGCTCGAGCGGGCAACCGACGAATTGAAAGCCGTGGTGCTGGCGGAGCGGATCAAGCGATCCGGAGCAAAACCATCACCGGAAGAGTTGCGGCTTCTGGAGATGGCGCAGTCCATTCAACTGGAGAAGGCTCGTGCGCGAGTGCGGCCGATCCTGGAATCGTTCGGCGCCAGTGGTTCGGATAACGATTCGGGCAAGAGCTGA
- the rpoZ gene encoding DNA-directed RNA polymerase subunit omega has product MKLIEGFDSNYRYILVAARRARQLQGGAPPVIETISRKPCRIAQDEIRAGKVKWIIPEIPKSAVDAATENLDKAFLPDA; this is encoded by the coding sequence ATGAAGTTGATCGAAGGGTTCGACAGCAACTATCGCTACATCCTGGTCGCGGCGCGACGTGCACGGCAACTGCAAGGTGGCGCACCGCCGGTGATCGAAACGATTTCGCGCAAGCCGTGCCGGATCGCGCAAGATGAGATCCGCGCCGGTAAGGTGAAGTGGATCATTCCAGAAATTCCGAAGTCGGCCGTGGACGCGGCAACCGAGAATCTGGACAAAGCGTTCTTGCCGGACGCGTAG
- the coaBC gene encoding bifunctional phosphopantothenoylcysteine decarboxylase/phosphopantothenate--cysteine ligase CoaBC — translation MKIALGVSGGIAAYKSAEIVRLLQDRDIRVQVVMTRAAQEFIRPLTFAALSGEKVITDLFGSEEQQANVDSAIEHIAVAQSIDALLVAPATADVIARFAQGIANDFLTTLFLATTAPVVIAPAMNVNMWNHPATQANLEILRKRGVRIVDPASGYLACGMVGAGRLAENSAIVAAVLEVLGAAQDLAGECVLVTAGPTREKIDPVRYLTNRSSGRMGYAIAEAALRRGARVLLVSGPAAIMPPSAAELTRVETAEEMRTAVLKLLPESTVVIKTAAVADYRPKSSAGQKIKRKGPMTLELEPTTDILAELARHKTSQVVVGFAAETENVLENARKKLSSKSLDAIVVNDVSREGVGFDSDRNAVTIISHDEVVEVPETSKWEVAQRVLDQVVKLRKRNAVPSRN, via the coding sequence ATGAAAATCGCTCTGGGTGTCTCCGGGGGAATTGCCGCGTACAAGTCGGCGGAGATTGTCCGTCTGCTGCAGGATCGCGACATCCGCGTGCAAGTCGTCATGACACGCGCCGCCCAGGAGTTCATTCGCCCGCTTACGTTCGCCGCGCTCTCCGGAGAAAAAGTCATCACTGACTTGTTCGGGTCGGAAGAACAACAGGCGAACGTCGATTCCGCCATCGAGCACATTGCAGTTGCGCAATCCATTGACGCGCTGCTGGTCGCGCCCGCGACGGCTGATGTGATTGCACGCTTTGCGCAGGGCATCGCCAACGATTTTCTTACCACGCTGTTTCTCGCGACCACGGCCCCGGTCGTCATCGCTCCAGCAATGAACGTCAACATGTGGAATCATCCCGCGACGCAGGCGAATCTGGAGATCCTGCGCAAACGCGGGGTGCGGATCGTCGACCCTGCAAGCGGATACCTGGCCTGTGGCATGGTGGGCGCGGGACGGCTGGCCGAGAACTCGGCGATCGTCGCTGCTGTGCTGGAAGTGCTGGGCGCCGCGCAGGATCTGGCAGGTGAATGCGTGCTCGTCACGGCGGGACCAACACGGGAGAAGATTGATCCGGTGCGCTATCTGACAAATCGTTCGAGTGGACGAATGGGATACGCCATCGCCGAAGCGGCATTGCGGCGAGGAGCGCGCGTGCTGCTGGTGAGCGGTCCGGCCGCGATTATGCCTCCGAGTGCGGCGGAGTTAACGCGCGTCGAGACTGCGGAAGAAATGCGTACGGCGGTTTTGAAGCTGCTGCCCGAAAGCACAGTCGTGATCAAGACCGCGGCTGTTGCCGACTACCGGCCCAAATCAAGCGCGGGACAGAAGATCAAGCGCAAAGGTCCGATGACGCTGGAACTCGAGCCCACCACAGACATCCTGGCTGAGTTGGCGCGACACAAGACCTCACAGGTCGTAGTAGGGTTCGCGGCGGAAACTGAAAACGTGCTGGAGAACGCGCGTAAGAAGCTGTCGTCGAAATCGCTCGACGCGATCGTCGTGAACGATGTTTCCCGCGAGGGTGTTGGCTTTGACTCGGACCGGAACGCCGTTACGATTATTTCGCACGATGAAGTCGTGGAAGTGCCCGAGACTTCGAAGTGGGAAGTAGCGCAGCGTGTGCTTGATCAGGTGGTAAAGCTTCGCAAGCGTAACGCAGTCCCTTCCCGCAATTAG
- a CDS encoding uracil-DNA glycosylase, producing the protein MGIYDFYRRTPSGSVASSTAVAEEFVEEHRSELGDEMSPRKAAAVALPIAVEGKTAQRPEQGVSDPVKALKIIREDLGDCTRCPLHKQGRKQIVFGVGNPHAELLFVGEGPGADEDEQGEPFVGRSGQLLTNMIKAMGLSREQVYIANIVKCRPPANRAPEREESETCSPFLMRQIAAIKPKIVVALGATAAKGLLAMSAPMTQLRGRFYDFKPPGVRDSDWDGCKLAVTYHPAFLLRDPRQKGEAWKDLQMVMRELGLKAPAASK; encoded by the coding sequence ATGGGAATTTACGACTTCTACCGGCGGACTCCGTCGGGGAGTGTCGCGTCGTCAACTGCGGTCGCAGAAGAGTTCGTCGAAGAACACCGAAGTGAATTGGGAGACGAGATGAGTCCACGCAAGGCTGCAGCGGTCGCGCTGCCGATTGCTGTCGAGGGAAAGACAGCGCAGAGGCCGGAGCAGGGCGTGAGCGATCCTGTAAAAGCGTTGAAGATCATTCGCGAGGATCTTGGCGACTGCACGCGCTGTCCTCTGCATAAACAAGGAAGAAAGCAGATTGTGTTTGGAGTGGGAAATCCCCACGCCGAGCTGTTGTTTGTCGGCGAAGGCCCGGGCGCGGATGAAGACGAACAGGGCGAGCCGTTCGTGGGCCGGTCGGGACAGTTGCTGACCAACATGATCAAGGCGATGGGGTTGTCGCGAGAGCAGGTCTACATTGCGAACATTGTGAAGTGCCGTCCCCCGGCGAATCGCGCGCCGGAAAGGGAGGAGAGTGAAACCTGCTCACCGTTCCTGATGCGACAGATTGCGGCGATCAAGCCGAAGATCGTTGTAGCGCTGGGAGCGACTGCTGCTAAGGGTCTGCTGGCGATGAGCGCTCCGATGACGCAATTGCGCGGACGCTTCTACGACTTCAAGCCACCCGGTGTGCGCGATTCGGATTGGGATGGATGCAAGCTGGCAGTGACGTATCACCCCGCATTTCTGTTGCGCGATCCACGGCAGAAGGGCGAGGCGTGGAAGGATTTGCAGATGGTGATGCGGGAGTTGGGGCTGAAGGCGCCGGCGGCCAGCAAGTAG
- the priA gene encoding primosomal protein N', translated as MPLYCDVALAVPLDMAFTYAIPPGLEPVVGGRVLVPFRQQRMSGIVVELHDRPPEVKTKNVLEVLDVAAVLDEQLLKLGKWIADYYLAPIGEVFRTMLPLSAEFKRTITYRITDHGQMALHLAGMSGSPARSQRTPEDQLVEFRVLDHLAERESVREESLRGATKVSKALLGGMVRKKWIVREDVSAARDASRTVKVAVLLGAEASPPLDGSETRPHESRSRETRPHVGKLNDNQRALIDALAAAGGKVPVDTLRGLNVPRTTLSTLVRRGLVELVDEAQDFTVSKTKPRRSPFEFEFSAAQKAALEQILAGVASRKFAGSLLHGVTGSGKTAVYLAAMRQVLESGRSSILLVPEIGLTPAVAADLHQVFADEVAILHSGLTDDERAEQWHRIKRGECRVVVGTRSAVFAPVSDLALIIVDEEQDSSYKQEETPRYHARDVAVMRAKMAAAVVVLGSATPSLESYYNAKKNKYALLELPDRVEDRPLPEVEILDMRVEFQETGQEQVISRKLAEEIRERLEKKEQVMVLLNRRGYSPVVLCRACGKTLQCENCAVSMTHHKRERKMECHYCGHMARIPEKCAHCDSEYVYFVGTGSEKLEELLHGMFPQARIGRLDRDTVRGREDFERALNALNEGELDILVGTQMIAKGHDVHGVTLVGVVGADMALSLPDFRAAERTFQLLTQVEGRAGRGQTPGKVVLQTYFPDHYAVQFAARHDFTGFYEKELQFRAWMHYPPYSAIANVLIRSEKMEEALRWSGELGRWFEKTRHEGVRVLGPAAAPIVRLKRDFRYHFILKSPSRQKMNTLLRAMLAEAAARKIPRTQVIVDVDAVWLM; from the coding sequence ATGCCCCTTTACTGCGATGTCGCACTCGCTGTTCCGCTCGACATGGCGTTTACCTACGCCATCCCTCCCGGTCTGGAGCCGGTGGTCGGCGGGCGGGTGCTGGTGCCGTTCCGGCAGCAACGTATGTCGGGGATTGTGGTTGAGCTGCATGATCGTCCACCGGAAGTTAAGACGAAGAATGTTCTGGAAGTTCTCGATGTCGCTGCGGTCCTGGATGAACAACTTCTGAAACTCGGCAAGTGGATTGCCGATTACTATCTTGCGCCGATCGGCGAAGTTTTTCGTACGATGCTGCCGCTGTCGGCGGAATTCAAGCGGACCATCACGTACCGCATCACCGACCACGGGCAGATGGCGTTGCATCTGGCGGGGATGTCGGGGTCTCCAGCGCGGTCGCAGCGCACTCCCGAGGATCAGCTGGTCGAATTTCGCGTACTCGATCACCTGGCAGAACGCGAAAGTGTGCGCGAAGAGAGCCTGCGCGGAGCCACGAAAGTTTCGAAAGCGTTGCTGGGTGGGATGGTACGTAAGAAGTGGATCGTCCGGGAGGATGTGTCGGCGGCACGCGATGCGTCGCGGACTGTCAAGGTTGCGGTGCTGCTGGGGGCGGAGGCTTCGCCTCCGCTGGACGGGTCAGAGACCCGTCCCCACGAGAGCCGTTCCCGCGAAACCCGTCCCCACGTGGGCAAGCTCAACGACAACCAGCGGGCACTGATCGATGCTTTGGCGGCTGCTGGCGGCAAGGTTCCGGTCGATACCTTGCGCGGACTCAACGTTCCGCGCACAACGTTAAGTACGCTGGTCCGGCGCGGGTTGGTGGAACTGGTCGACGAAGCGCAGGACTTCACGGTCTCGAAGACAAAGCCGCGGCGTTCGCCGTTCGAGTTTGAATTCAGCGCGGCGCAGAAAGCGGCGCTGGAGCAGATCCTTGCGGGCGTGGCATCACGGAAATTTGCTGGATCGTTGCTCCACGGCGTGACCGGCTCGGGTAAGACTGCTGTGTATCTCGCAGCGATGCGCCAAGTACTCGAGTCGGGACGGTCTTCGATTCTTTTGGTCCCCGAAATTGGATTGACGCCGGCGGTGGCGGCCGATTTGCATCAGGTGTTTGCAGATGAAGTGGCGATCCTGCATTCGGGGCTTACTGACGATGAACGCGCCGAGCAATGGCATCGCATCAAGCGTGGAGAATGCCGGGTGGTGGTGGGCACGCGCTCGGCGGTGTTTGCTCCGGTCAGTGATTTGGCGTTGATCATTGTCGACGAGGAGCAGGACTCGTCCTACAAGCAGGAAGAGACGCCGCGTTATCACGCGCGGGACGTCGCGGTAATGCGGGCAAAGATGGCGGCCGCGGTGGTGGTGCTCGGGTCGGCGACGCCGTCGCTCGAGTCGTACTACAACGCGAAGAAGAATAAGTATGCGCTGCTGGAGTTGCCGGACCGCGTGGAAGATCGGCCCTTGCCGGAAGTCGAAATCCTCGATATGAGAGTCGAGTTTCAGGAAACCGGCCAGGAGCAAGTGATTTCGCGCAAGCTGGCCGAAGAGATCCGCGAGCGGCTGGAGAAAAAAGAACAAGTAATGGTTCTACTAAACCGGCGCGGATATTCCCCGGTCGTGTTGTGTCGCGCGTGCGGAAAAACCCTGCAATGCGAAAACTGTGCGGTCTCGATGACGCATCATAAGCGCGAACGAAAAATGGAATGCCATTACTGCGGACACATGGCGCGCATCCCGGAGAAGTGCGCGCATTGCGACAGTGAGTATGTGTATTTCGTCGGTACCGGGTCGGAGAAGCTGGAAGAGTTGCTGCACGGCATGTTTCCGCAGGCGCGTATTGGACGGCTCGATCGCGACACCGTCCGCGGCCGGGAAGACTTCGAGCGAGCGTTGAACGCACTGAACGAAGGCGAACTCGACATCCTCGTCGGCACGCAGATGATCGCGAAGGGCCACGACGTCCATGGCGTGACGCTGGTGGGAGTGGTGGGAGCAGATATGGCGCTGAGCCTGCCGGATTTTCGCGCGGCGGAAAGAACATTTCAGCTATTAACACAGGTGGAGGGTCGTGCGGGACGCGGACAAACGCCGGGTAAAGTTGTCCTGCAAACATATTTTCCGGATCACTACGCGGTGCAGTTCGCGGCGCGCCATGACTTCACGGGGTTCTACGAAAAAGAGCTGCAATTCCGCGCGTGGATGCACTACCCACCGTACAGCGCGATTGCGAACGTGCTGATCCGCAGCGAGAAGATGGAGGAAGCGCTGCGCTGGTCAGGCGAACTGGGGCGCTGGTTCGAGAAGACACGGCATGAAGGGGTTCGCGTCCTGGGACCGGCGGCTGCGCCAATTGTCCGCCTGAAACGCGACTTCCGCTATCACTTCATCTTGAAGTCACCCAGCCGCCAGAAGATGAATACGCTACTGCGAGCAATGCTTGCGGAAGCGGCAGCGCGAAAGATTCCGCGGACGCAGGTGATTGTGGATGTGGATGCAGTGTGGTTGATGTAG
- a CDS encoding site-2 protease family protein yields the protein MSEPTSPFSGNLETTHPHEVWIIQPSRRRLWIHIVLLLATFITTMAVGSRIQSNFEHRQPTFSISEDGPFFPVDWITHPSELLSGLPFSLTLMFILLAHEMGHYVYSRKYHVYATLPYFVPFPSLIGTLGAFIRIKSPIPSRPALFDIGIAGPIAGFIPACIALLLGLSRSQPIASGNVSSLQLGFPLAFQGAARLLQITTPLSSLSLHPIAAAAWVGLFATALNLLPGGQLDGGHIIFSGAPGLHRTVSFLTVLALIPLGKYFWTGWLLWAVLLAMTARHPPVPDKASISGGRRWIALFGAIMLMLSFTPAPFTHSSGQEVWPELRREGRQAFHEAIESIRHRLHRK from the coding sequence ATGTCGGAACCCACTTCCCCTTTTTCGGGCAATTTAGAAACTACCCACCCGCATGAGGTCTGGATCATCCAGCCTTCACGGCGGCGGTTGTGGATTCACATCGTACTGCTGCTCGCTACCTTCATCACCACAATGGCGGTTGGCTCCCGCATCCAGTCAAACTTCGAGCATCGCCAGCCTACGTTCTCGATCAGCGAAGATGGCCCATTCTTTCCCGTGGACTGGATTACGCATCCTTCCGAATTGCTGTCGGGCCTCCCCTTCTCGCTGACGCTGATGTTCATCCTGCTCGCGCATGAAATGGGACACTACGTCTACTCCCGCAAATATCACGTGTACGCGACCTTGCCATACTTCGTGCCGTTTCCCAGCTTGATCGGAACGTTAGGAGCATTCATCCGCATCAAGAGTCCGATTCCATCGCGTCCCGCGTTGTTCGACATCGGTATCGCCGGGCCGATTGCTGGCTTCATCCCTGCATGCATCGCCCTGCTGCTCGGCCTTTCGCGATCGCAGCCGATTGCATCGGGCAATGTTTCGTCTCTTCAACTGGGATTCCCACTGGCATTTCAAGGCGCCGCACGACTTCTGCAAATCACAACCCCGCTGTCGTCGCTGTCCCTGCATCCGATTGCCGCCGCCGCGTGGGTTGGACTCTTTGCCACCGCTTTAAACCTGCTCCCCGGTGGGCAATTAGACGGCGGTCACATCATTTTCTCGGGCGCGCCCGGACTCCATCGCACCGTCTCATTCCTTACTGTCCTGGCACTGATTCCTTTGGGGAAGTATTTCTGGACTGGATGGCTCCTCTGGGCCGTACTACTTGCAATGACCGCCCGCCACCCTCCAGTTCCCGACAAGGCATCCATCTCCGGCGGACGCCGTTGGATCGCTCTTTTTGGAGCCATCATGCTGATGCTGTCGTTCACGCCCGCACCGTTTACGCACAGCTCCGGTCAGGAAGTCTGGCCCGAACTTCGGCGCGAAGGGCGGCAAGCTTTCCATGAAGCCATCGAGAGTATTCGGCACCGCCTGCACCGAAAATGA
- a CDS encoding integration host factor subunit beta produces the protein MIKLDIINEVVNRTGITKTKAELAVETVFESMKKALTTGDRIELRGFGVFNVRPRKTGIGRNPRTGAEVSIPPGKAVRFKPGKELQSID, from the coding sequence GTGATTAAGCTCGACATCATCAACGAAGTGGTGAACCGCACCGGGATCACCAAGACCAAGGCAGAGCTTGCGGTCGAGACCGTTTTCGAAAGCATGAAGAAGGCGCTCACCACCGGAGACCGCATCGAGTTGCGCGGCTTCGGCGTGTTCAACGTGCGTCCGCGTAAAACCGGTATCGGACGCAATCCGCGCACCGGCGCCGAAGTTTCCATCCCACCCGGCAAAGCCGTGCGCTTCAAGCCTGGCAAAGAATTGCAATCGATCGACTAG
- a CDS encoding dCTP deaminase, whose product MSIKSDRWIRRMAQEHDMINPYSEKQVSKGVISYGVSSYGYDLRVSDEFKIFTNVNSTIVDPKNFDERSFVTVNADVAIVPPNSFALARSVEYFKIPRDVLTICVGKSTYARCGIIVNVTPFEPEWEGFVTLEISNTTPLPAKIYANEGLCQILFFQSDEVCEVSYKDRKGKYQSQKGIVLPKL is encoded by the coding sequence ATGAGCATCAAGAGTGACCGCTGGATCCGCCGCATGGCGCAAGAGCACGACATGATTAATCCCTACTCCGAGAAACAGGTGAGCAAGGGCGTGATTTCCTACGGCGTCTCCAGCTACGGATACGACCTGCGCGTTTCGGACGAATTCAAGATTTTCACCAACGTGAACAGCACGATTGTCGACCCGAAAAATTTCGACGAACGTTCGTTCGTAACCGTGAATGCCGATGTCGCGATCGTACCGCCGAATTCGTTCGCGCTGGCGCGGTCGGTGGAATACTTCAAGATTCCACGCGACGTGCTGACGATCTGCGTGGGCAAGTCGACTTACGCGCGCTGCGGGATCATCGTCAACGTGACCCCCTTCGAGCCCGAGTGGGAAGGCTTTGTGACTCTGGAGATCTCGAATACGACACCGCTTCCCGCGAAGATCTACGCCAACGAAGGGCTGTGTCAGATCCTCTTCTTCCAGTCGGATGAAGTGTGCGAGGTCAGCTACAAAGACCGCAAAGGGAAGTACCAGTCGCAGAAGGGGATCGTGCTGCCGAAGTTGTAG
- a CDS encoding alpha/beta fold hydrolase: MLTRLVRIAAYLYVVGTLLGGIGLGWIAMHPPRHPITAAEERNVGAAAKQQSIEFRDVDLTTPDGVTLRAWLMRPRETNGDAVILLHGVSDNRMGMYGYGQWLAEHHYTVLLPDARGHGGSGGEQATYGLLESNDIHHWVDWIEADQHPRCMFGLGESMGAAQLLQSLSKESRFCAVVAESPFASFREVAYARFGREFHTGPWLGRTFFHPTVDVGFLYVRLRYGFEMEDVSPEEAVVGTKTPVLLIHGLQDRNIPPYHSDWIQAKNPSFVSVWKVPGAVHTGAHQTAPQEFERRVLEWFAFKDGEGGKR; this comes from the coding sequence ATGCTCACCCGCCTTGTTCGGATCGCGGCATACCTTTACGTTGTCGGCACTTTGCTGGGAGGAATTGGACTGGGTTGGATTGCGATGCATCCTCCCCGTCACCCAATTACTGCGGCGGAGGAGCGCAACGTCGGGGCAGCAGCCAAACAACAATCAATTGAATTTCGTGATGTCGACCTCACCACTCCAGATGGCGTGACGCTACGCGCGTGGCTCATGCGTCCTCGTGAAACAAATGGGGACGCCGTAATTCTCCTGCACGGCGTCTCGGACAATCGGATGGGGATGTACGGTTACGGCCAATGGCTCGCGGAACACCACTACACCGTGCTCCTCCCCGATGCACGAGGCCACGGCGGCAGCGGAGGCGAGCAGGCGACCTACGGCTTGCTCGAATCCAACGATATCCATCACTGGGTTGATTGGATCGAAGCCGACCAACATCCTCGATGCATGTTTGGACTGGGCGAATCCATGGGAGCAGCGCAGTTGCTGCAGTCGCTCTCCAAGGAGTCTCGGTTTTGTGCGGTCGTCGCCGAATCTCCTTTCGCAAGTTTTCGCGAGGTCGCCTACGCCCGATTTGGTCGCGAATTCCACACGGGGCCATGGCTAGGCAGAACATTTTTTCATCCAACAGTTGATGTCGGATTTCTCTATGTTCGTCTTCGCTACGGCTTCGAGATGGAAGACGTATCACCCGAAGAAGCCGTCGTTGGCACGAAGACTCCCGTTCTGCTTATTCACGGGCTCCAAGATCGGAACATCCCGCCCTACCATTCCGACTGGATCCAGGCGAAGAACCCGTCTTTTGTCAGTGTGTGGAAAGTTCCCGGCGCAGTCCACACTGGAGCGCACCAGACCGCACCGCAGGAGTTCGAGCGCCGAGTTTTGGAATGGTTTGCGTTCAAGGACGGCGAGGGCGGAAAGCGGTAG
- a CDS encoding RNA chaperone Hfq, with protein MKDTLETLPAEKSADQEGFANRKLIRPSLSRTDHNNHGNNHPPAERRDRAPASAKKGAPTEQTNAENFYYQKQMQTKTPMVVVLRDGEEVHGYIEWYDKSCIKLNRSGAPNLMIYKPAIKYMFKEGEGGRK; from the coding sequence ATGAAAGATACCCTGGAAACTTTGCCAGCCGAAAAATCCGCCGATCAGGAAGGCTTTGCGAATCGTAAATTGATTCGACCGTCACTCAGCCGGACCGATCACAACAACCATGGAAATAACCATCCGCCTGCCGAGCGCAGGGACCGTGCCCCCGCGTCCGCCAAAAAAGGCGCCCCCACCGAGCAGACCAACGCCGAGAATTTCTACTATCAAAAACAGATGCAGACTAAGACCCCCATGGTCGTGGTGCTGCGCGACGGCGAAGAAGTCCACGGCTACATCGAGTGGTACGACAAGAGCTGCATCAAGCTAAACCGCAGCGGCGCACCCAATCTGATGATCTACAAGCCGGCGATCAAGTACATGTTCAAAGAGGGCGAGGGCGGGCGGAAGTAG